ATCATctgcttaatttcttttaactcgGCACTGCTGGTGTCTTGTGACCCGTCTATGGATCGAATAAATTCCTGCTTTTCGCGATCGGTTTCCAACGCTTCTAGTCTGAGGGCATACACCCGTGTTGCTGCAACCAGTtcgttaaaatctttaaattccttATATTTGACTTTCGTCTGCAATTTGGAGTCTAAtccctcaataaatttttgcatgagaataactgcaaacgatttttcgGAATGACCTACGGGATACgcgcgtttaaaaatttcctgtaTACGTAGCGCGTAATCAACAACTTTTTCGCCTGGCTTACGTTTGGCtttgttaaacttttgaagatataaatcaacattttcatcgccatgaaaatggtcaagcaatgcttctttaattgactcataatcatgcggatgttcttttaaaattgcctgaatgacggaaaaagctctgtccGTTAATTTAGCACGTAACATCTGAATAGTTTTTCCTTCTGACCATCCCGACCCATCTACTatactttcaaatgattctaACCAAGAGTCAAAACGAGTAATAGGGCTTCCGgtgaaagaaggaagtaaTTGTAACCGCGAGAAAGTATGctggttattttgaaaatcgtccAAATCTCTGACTGTTGCTGCTCTGGTGGAAGAAGTACAGTAggccatgttgttgttttgaactgGCAATCGAAATCTTAAATTTCCCTGTTGCGAAGTCTGAGACTGTGCTGGAACGCTGCTCGTAGGCGATCGAGGTTCGCAACAACGTCTGCTGTGCTCCTGGGTGGTGTAATCAGTATGCGCGGGCGCTGGGTCGAATATCGACGACGGGCGAAGCGAATAGGGCGGTGGACGGTGTGTCGCACTGGTATCTGTGGTTGAGGGGTTCTCTCCTCTTGATGGTGTGCTGGTTGTTGGGCCGCGGGTTGTTGAGGTACGTCCTCCGCCGTATGGGGCGGTAGGAACCGTTGTAATCGGACCTTGACTTGGGAgagtgtttgtttgatctcctctGCCAGCTGCACGTTGTTCGGGTTGACCGCTCCCGGGAAGTTGTCCAATTTCCTCAGCAACGAGTTGATTTCCGGAACTAGCGGTTCCAGCGGAGTCAGCAGGCGTAGCTCCCGCAGGTAGAAGATTAAGTTGCGGACGTCTATCAGGAACGACTGTTGATGGGTCAGTAGCTGCACTTCCAAGTGGGAGGAtaactctctcacttcgtACGTTAGATGTAGGTAGCGTATTTCTCGGTGTCTGATTGAAGTTCCACAATTCTGAAAAGAGGCTAGGACTGTCTCGTGTTTCTGCGGTGTCACGCCTTGCAGTTCCGTGATGCAGTAAATTTGACTCAGCAGAAATGTTAGGAATTGTCTCGCATGTGATATGAAGATCGATGTCAGCACGGACGCTTGGGCTTCCGATtgggttgttttcttcacctgtgcgtgtagtttcacctgtaggatcgacgtcagatgtctcagcagaatcgttggttctgtccacaccgtcgttggattcgtttcgggtaaatagtggttcgatagacggatgtcttgaatcaaccaaattagctgtacccaggtcttcggatcggtcgactgaaggtccgcttctctctccttcaggctcttgatcgcaaggaTAAGGTACGGAATCTGGCtcgttttgggctggaatatcttctgttgattgctcttgattttgttgaatagatgtcgtaggctcaggttcagttgattttccattcggggagttcctcgtgaaaaaccctaacactgtttttgctactgaactagacttaggcgaaacttttggaggagacttagctggagacatacgcgcagcaattctagcaaaaatagaGGGAGAACTCTTCCCTGAAACGGTACCAGAGGCCAAACTACCTCTGGGTTTCCGTCTGGAAACAAGATCGAGACGAGCTACGGCTTCGTACGCACCGTTAGACCTAAGCTTACTTAACTGAGAACTAACTCTAGATGGTTGTGTACTTACAACGGAAGAAGCGGGTTCAGCATGCAACTTATCGAAATTAAGTGATCTAGCTACAGTTGGCTCACTCGGCCGGGGGACGTTAATTTGGGGCACACTGGGTTGTATGGGAGTTCGTGGAATTCTCGAcccgccagtaataacatcatcattcattgtggttgagttcaaaaagcgctgccaccattatgtaaagcatcctccctctcgggtggatgactttacggattaagacaaatatattaccacggaactcggagacgtttacccacaatgatgacagtgtattattagactagggccataagaattacacgggaaagaaCATACAATATaacaagaaagggaataacgagccaaaccataattaCCAACAGAATAAgtgcaatttggaagcttaccgatgtagcgcgagcgttacgggagcgcacgttggtaaaacgatacgaagtggcTCGTGGTAGCGAGAGCGAGACACGGTGAAAACAGACACGaaatggagacgattggaaatacaagtcagataggcacttacggaaacaggtagtcAGAGAAACACTtgaagagaaaacactaaggcaagttagatGTCGagctagtgttgttgaaggcaactgaacatttagcgagctgctagctgtctgatctttcttagattttgagttcaccatgaaacctcgcatctcgtcaaagtggcgtgatgctgttgacgtgtcgctatgtcgcgcgtgcagccaatcagaaggtgtttgtttaatggcttgattggcgtcgcgcgtgcgaccaatcaaacggatgtttatttaatggcgtgataatgcgtcgcacgtgtgaccaatcacggaagtttgtttagtggcgtgataatgcgtcgcacgtgtgagtcagacagcaggtgttcaattgggtcaacgctaagatgtctatgacaaatggttactatgcggattacaataatcgagtaatatgcaaaagaagagtaaatgcaagagagtaaaatgtagacataattatatgccaagggagagtaaacataatataataagaatgtgggtgtcataattaaatgtatttgtaggccttcgttacacttggatgatattttttttttataattatttatttaggGAGAACTCATAGTTGATTGTTTCCCTCCACCCGTGCAGTTTTATGTACATTGATAGGTTGATCTCATGCCATTTGAAGGGTGGCACCTTTAGGCATCGCAGTATCATCCGTTGCCGGATTGATTGGAGAAAGCGCgagagttaaaaaaatatatatacactcTTTACATAACAAAGTGAACAGGAAATATTTAAGGACTATTGGAGTGGGACGCTCTTACGAGTCTCTTTGTACAGATAATATACGAGATAAATTCTTTGAAAACATGGTGgagtttatgaaataaatggAGGGGTGGGGGCCATAGCTGTAAAGTGCGGCGGCAGACCTGCTTGAGGTGTTTCTGTAACGGAACACCAAGTGAAGCCCCttcttgttctttcttttgcttaattagactaagaccttatttcttaaactctcctTAACTTGATACTccactagttgacctagttattagactttctagaaaatataacaaacggagagaacaagtctcggcacgcccgttataaatagaaacttttacgatttgtcaaaagccgcccaaaacggccttaacctgccgtggctaaaaatagatatatttttgtctgttgggaattgcccgaaacggcccgaaactacccggcctatttttaacaatcgtccaaattcgcccgacaCCGCTcgaatttgtccgcctatacctcttcgtgatGTCCAAAATCACCCGATACCACCCGATTTCGTCCGCCTTtaccttaacattgtcccgtatgtcccccacgggatgatggctaacatataaaaatccaccgcaaactcccaaaagtCAGTCAGTTCTACTCTGCCTgttccgtgtgccaacttaggTCTCTGCCGCTCTCCCGCTgagcccgctaccgtaactcttgcaagccgcagaataagtaccccTTAAGaaatcactaagtagctgtttgactcttactttattacgtctatgccttgaagttagtacccattggtaacATTTAAGTCTCATGAGTCTTCTTTCCTCTatttacgagcttgtttaattattctacgggTACCTGTTGTaaatcggtttataatacacggctttttatttatttcgtgcgtgttgttttatgtttgctaagtatacaagacattgtgagtaaagaaGCCACATTAAATttaacttttccgtattggagacaacatgacaacgtcgtgtactcctttacatTTCCTTTGAGTGGTAAAAAGTGGGCAGGTGAATAAAAAATGCTCAATGGTCTCCGCATTTCCTGAACAAGGACAATTAGGACTATTCTTAAATTTAAATCTGTGCTGGTAGGAGTTGAGTAAGGAATGGCCGGTAAAAATTTGGATAGCTTGGTGTGGAATGCTGAGAGATTTGAGACTGAGGAAACATTTGGGGCTGGGAAAAAAGCTTTTCGTTATTAGGCCTGACTCGGCAACTTTCCACCCTTTTCCTCATTCGCAGAGAAGATGATTTTTAATACGAGATTTGACGACTGAAGGCTTTGGTAATGCAGAAATGGGATTAAAATATGTACATGTGGGGGTGAATCGGGAATTTGTACGAGCGATTTGGGCGAGAGGTGGGGTGTGATTTCGCTGAAGCGGAAAAAGTACATATTTTTGATAACAgattacaatttttttcgCCGTGGGTGAAAAGGGTTGAGAAGATGGGGAGTAGGAGGAGGATCCCGCCAGAATTAAGAGGGCTCCAGCGTCCGCCGTCCggaaggcttttttttttgagaatttTGAATTGCCTTTCAATAGCTCTTATCTTCTTGCAGCCTCATTTTGTGTGCAAGACGGACGCCCAGACGGAACAGCAGTATAGGAGAGAGTATTCAACTAAGGATGTGTAGATAGTCTTGATTCTGTGCTGCGAAAGGCCCCAAGTTTTGCCGACGTATCTTCGAACCATATGAAAAATCTTCTTTGAATTCAGAACCTTTTCTTCAAGACGTTTAAACCATTTTAGTTTTGAGTCCAGTGTAAGCTCGAGAAGACGGGTGCTGGTCGAAAGAGTTACTGTGACTCCGTTCACACTGATGGATAGGCTGAGTGATGACATGGATTTTTTCGAAAAGACGACCAGGATCGTCTTCAAGGCGTTGATTTCCAACTTCAGTCTTGTCAAGGATTCTTGGACCAGGATGGCCATGGCTTGTAGGTTTCTCGTAGCGATGGTTGGATCTTTGTTCTGAGCGGAGAGTGTCAAATCGTCAGCAAAGGCCAGCATGGATGAGTTGAATGGGAATTAAAGTCTGATGGTATCGTCTATCAGAATATTCCATAAAAAACGTAACAGGAGACTGCCTTGAGGGCAACCTATGCTCGGCTTTACAGAGACAGTGGTGTGTTCTGATGTGAGAGTTGCTGTTCTGCTGGACAGGAAGCTATGAATCAATTTAACAAGATAAGCTGGGCATTTTTGAGATATTAGAGCAGTGAGGATGGCTGGGGGCCAAGCTGTGTCGAAGGCGCTTTTGATTTCGATAAAGGTAGATGCCGTTGTTGCTTTCCCCTCAAATCCATTCTCGATTTTTTATACTAACGTGTGCAAAGCGGTCTCGGTTGACTTTTTCACCTAAAAGCCTTGTTCATTTGAACTTATCCAGTTTCCGGTTTGAGCAAGTAGTTTCAGTCTGTTTAGTAAGATTTTCTCTAAGATTTTGCTGATACAGTTGGTTACGCTGATAGGACGATAGCTATTGACATCGTAGTAGTTATGCTTGTTCTGCTTCTTGATAATACTGACTCTTGCCGTTTTCCAAGAAGCTGGAAAAGAGCCGATTTTTAAGCAGGAATTAATAGTTGCTAGAGGGCCCACAAAGGAGTTCAAACATAGGAGAATTAGCTGGACGGTGAGACCGTCCATTCCAGGAGCTGATTTCTTCTTTATCGCTTCGGCTGCTGAGATAATTTCATGGTTTGAGATGACTGCGTATTCTTCGGCCGAAGGGGTTTGGATGAACGTGTTGGCTGTCTCTTTGATACTTATGTGCTCTTGATTGGATGGCTTATCCTTTTGGAAGAAGTGGTTAGCAAACTTACTGAGAATATCGGCTGTGTCAGAGCAAATTGAGCCGTTGATCTCCAACTCGAACGGCCGACTAGGCGGGTTTTCTTTGGAATAGATCTCTTTCAGTGCTGTGTGGAGGTCCTTGTTCAGTGTTTTTTGGACTAATAACTTCCATGAATTAGATTTGGCGCTTCTCACTGCTAGTTGATACTCTCTCTTCACACTAGAGTACCGGACTCTGTCGATTGTGTGTTTAGTGGACGTCCAAGTTTGAGAGCTCTTCTCATTTTTCTGCGTAACACGGTCAGTTCCATGGACCACCAAGGGGGCTAATTTTGACTTTGGCTTTGGATCGAGGCAAATCATGCAAGTTGTCTTACCATCTGCAATTATTGATGCCAACTGTACAACTTGTTGATCTATACCTTCCTTTGAGATGTCGGGCAGATCCATGAGCAGATAATGGCCGATTTGATCTGCGATCTTGATTTTGTATGACTCCTGATTGGCTCCTGATTGGCGTGATACTTGGgatctttctctttttgttggtTGGCTTACTGTTGGCTCTGTTTACACGGAAATAAATATATGGGTGGTCCGAAAGAGACGTCTCGTCAAGATATTTTCGGTAGTTAGTCTTGATCTCAGTACCATGCAGCGTCACAGCGATGAAGGAGGTTCCAGTTGGGATAAAGGGTAGGTTTTCTTTGGAAATATTATTTACCGAGATGGGAAAGCAGCTGATCAAGTTTTCGAGGTCTTTTC
This sequence is a window from Daphnia magna isolate NIES linkage group LG7, ASM2063170v1.1, whole genome shotgun sequence. Protein-coding genes within it:
- the LOC123474473 gene encoding uncharacterized protein LOC123474473 codes for the protein MAYCTSSTRAATVRDLDDFQNNQHTFSRLQLLPSFTGSPITRFDSWLESFESIVDGSGWSEGKTIQMLRAKLTDRAFSVIQAILKEHPHDYESIKEALLDHFHGDENEIFKRAYPVGHSEKSFAVILMQKFIEGLDSKLQTKVKYKEFKDFNELVAATRVYALRLEALETDREKQEFIRSIDGSQDTSSAELKEIKQMIIDQKEAVNKAVANIRHGDKPVVEKKTESEEIKDVLNELMQTVKKLQLNKNDVSYPANAAYRKQVSFQTPTVNQYSNGRPFPPRFPNNSGNRQFSNTQNRPTNATPSFPRSSNDTNNRPTQLSIICNFCGYRGHIQADCRSYQRQRLEQAQPPICYSCRDIGHKSNNCPKFRSTNRPNIPGSPQNQGNQ